One segment of Mycolicibacterium sp. YH-1 DNA contains the following:
- a CDS encoding HAD-IIA family hydrolase: MTTLAQAHDCLLLDLDGTVFRGHEATEGSVETLAAVEARTLYVTNNASRAPAQVAEHLNSLGFTADADDVVTSAQSAAHLLAAQVAAGSSVLVIGTDSLADEVRNVGLIPVRTWDGDAAAVVQGHSPETGWAILAEAALAIRAGALWVAANVDRTLPSERGLLPGNGSMVAALCAATDRQPQVAGKPQPTLMNDALARGRFDSPLVVGDRLDTDIAGANAAGLPSLLVLTGVSTAAEMVHAVPQERPTHLAPDLRSLREPGDGLRIAAHPAWQVEIGTDSVTVRSTGVDPQDPLTVVRATASAVWNAGRNGGPLRIEAADDIAREALARWSLLEPAHRLA; encoded by the coding sequence GTGACGACGCTGGCGCAGGCGCATGACTGCCTGCTTCTGGATCTTGACGGCACCGTCTTCCGCGGCCATGAGGCGACGGAGGGATCGGTCGAGACACTCGCTGCGGTCGAGGCTCGGACGCTGTACGTCACCAACAACGCCTCGCGTGCACCCGCCCAGGTCGCCGAACACCTGAACTCCCTAGGCTTTACGGCCGATGCTGACGACGTGGTGACCAGCGCCCAGAGCGCGGCACATCTGCTCGCGGCGCAGGTGGCGGCGGGCTCGAGCGTCCTCGTCATCGGCACCGACTCGTTGGCCGACGAAGTGCGCAACGTCGGCCTGATTCCGGTGCGCACGTGGGATGGCGATGCGGCGGCAGTCGTCCAGGGTCACTCGCCCGAGACTGGCTGGGCGATTCTCGCCGAGGCCGCACTCGCGATCCGGGCGGGCGCCCTGTGGGTGGCCGCCAATGTGGATCGCACGCTGCCGTCCGAGCGTGGTCTGCTGCCCGGCAACGGCTCGATGGTCGCGGCGCTGTGCGCGGCCACTGACCGCCAGCCGCAGGTGGCGGGTAAGCCCCAGCCGACGCTCATGAATGACGCCCTGGCACGCGGACGGTTCGACTCCCCGTTGGTGGTCGGCGACCGTCTGGACACCGACATCGCGGGAGCGAATGCCGCCGGCCTGCCCAGCCTTCTGGTGCTGACCGGCGTGAGCACGGCGGCCGAGATGGTCCACGCCGTCCCACAGGAGCGGCCCACCCACCTGGCGCCTGACCTGCGGTCGCTGCGCGAGCCGGGGGATGGTCTGCGAATCGCCGCCCATCCGGCATGGCAGGTCGAGATCGGGACTGACTCGGTCACTGTCCGTTCGACCGGAGTCGACCCGCAGGACCCGTTGACCGTTGTCCGGGCCACCGCCAGCGCCGTCTGGAACGCCGGGCGCAACGGTGGGCCGTTGCGCATCGAAGCGGCCGACGACATCGCCCGCGAGGCATTGGCGCGCTGGTCGCTGCTGGAGCCGGCCCATCGACTAGCGTGA
- a CDS encoding TlyA family RNA methyltransferase — MTRRARVDAELVRRGLARSRQQAAELIGAGRVRIDGMPAAKPATAVSLDASLTVSADERSWVSRGAHKLIGALDAFEVPVDGLRCLDAGASTGGFTEVLLDRGAAEVIAADVGYGQLAWSLRSDARVTVVERTNVRTLTAELIGGPVDLVVADLSFISLATVLPALTSCASQDADIVPMVKPQFEVGKERVGAGGVVSDPELRVDAVLSVAHRAAQLAWHTVDVTASPLPGPSGNVEYFLRLRARTANPLNGPALEQAVRRAVTEGPQ, encoded by the coding sequence GTGACACGGCGAGCCCGGGTTGATGCGGAGCTGGTCAGGCGTGGCCTGGCCAGATCGCGGCAGCAGGCTGCGGAACTGATCGGCGCGGGCCGGGTCCGCATCGACGGTATGCCCGCGGCCAAGCCCGCGACGGCCGTCTCCCTGGATGCCAGCCTCACCGTCTCCGCCGACGAGCGCAGCTGGGTGTCGCGCGGAGCCCACAAGCTGATCGGTGCGCTCGACGCGTTCGAGGTCCCCGTCGACGGCCTGCGCTGCCTGGATGCGGGCGCCTCCACCGGCGGATTCACCGAGGTGCTTCTGGACAGGGGCGCAGCCGAGGTGATCGCGGCGGACGTCGGTTACGGCCAGTTGGCGTGGTCCCTGCGATCGGACGCCCGGGTGACCGTGGTCGAGCGCACCAACGTGCGTACGTTGACCGCCGAGCTGATCGGTGGCCCCGTCGACCTCGTCGTGGCCGACCTGTCGTTCATCTCGTTGGCGACGGTGTTACCCGCACTGACGTCATGCGCGTCACAGGACGCCGATATCGTTCCCATGGTGAAACCGCAGTTCGAGGTGGGCAAGGAACGCGTGGGCGCGGGCGGTGTCGTCAGTGATCCCGAACTGCGCGTTGACGCTGTCCTGTCGGTGGCCCACCGCGCCGCCCAACTGGCCTGGCACACCGTCGATGTCACCGCGAGCCCGCTGCCGGGCCCATCGGGCAACGTCGAGTACTTCCTGCGGTTGCGGGCGCGGACCGCGAATCCGCTGAACGGTCCCGCGCTCGAACAGGCCGTCCGGCGCGCTGTTACGGAGGGCCCGCAGTGA
- a CDS encoding NAD kinase, whose amino-acid sequence MSCDRTVLLVVHTGRDEATETARRVEKVLGDHDIGLRVLAAEAVDRGSLHLAPDDMRALGVDIDVVDADERAAEGCELVLVLGGDGTFLRAAELARNVEIPVLGVNLGRIGFLAEAEAEAIDSVLDHVINRSYRVEERMTLDVAVRVGGHITQRGWALNEASLEKGPRLGVLGVVLEVDGRPVSSFGCDGVLVSTPTGSTAYAFSAGGPILWPDLESILVVPNNAHALFARPMVTSPDAAIAIEIEAGGYDAMVFCDGRREMVVPAGGRLEVTRCAVPLKWVRLDSAPFTDRLVRKFRLPVTGWRGQ is encoded by the coding sequence GTGAGCTGTGATCGGACAGTGCTGCTGGTGGTTCACACCGGCAGGGATGAGGCCACCGAGACCGCGCGGCGCGTCGAGAAGGTGCTCGGCGACCACGACATCGGCCTGCGCGTACTGGCGGCCGAGGCCGTTGACCGCGGCTCGCTGCACCTGGCTCCCGATGACATGCGGGCACTCGGCGTCGACATCGATGTCGTCGACGCCGACGAGCGCGCCGCCGAGGGCTGCGAACTGGTTCTCGTCCTCGGTGGCGATGGAACGTTTCTGCGCGCCGCCGAACTGGCGCGCAACGTCGAGATTCCGGTCCTGGGCGTCAATCTCGGTCGTATCGGCTTCCTCGCCGAGGCGGAGGCCGAGGCCATCGACTCCGTGCTCGATCACGTCATCAACCGCAGCTACCGCGTCGAGGAGCGGATGACGCTCGACGTGGCGGTACGCGTCGGAGGGCACATCACACAGCGGGGGTGGGCGCTCAATGAGGCCAGCCTCGAGAAGGGGCCGCGCCTGGGCGTGCTGGGCGTGGTGCTGGAGGTCGACGGCAGACCCGTCTCGTCGTTCGGCTGCGACGGGGTGCTGGTGTCCACGCCGACGGGGTCGACGGCCTACGCATTCTCGGCGGGCGGGCCAATCCTGTGGCCCGACCTGGAGTCGATCCTGGTGGTACCCAACAACGCTCACGCTCTGTTCGCGCGTCCCATGGTGACCAGTCCCGATGCGGCCATCGCCATCGAGATCGAGGCGGGCGGCTACGACGCCATGGTGTTCTGCGACGGTCGCCGCGAGATGGTGGTGCCCGCAGGGGGTCGGCTCGAGGTGACCCGCTGCGCCGTACCGCTGAAGTGGGTGCGCCTGGACAGTGCGCCGTTCACCGATCGCCTGGTGCGCAAGTTCCGGTTGCCGGTCACGGGTTGGCGTGGGCAATAG